One Anolis carolinensis isolate JA03-04 chromosome 4, rAnoCar3.1.pri, whole genome shotgun sequence DNA window includes the following coding sequences:
- the ppp1r42 gene encoding protein phosphatase 1 regulatory subunit 42 isoform X1 encodes MHLLGDPLSHEDGAGRCMTRKEDVAIRKQNSVQNMVRLTLELIVKSLNQKNRRDESLAQHLRKITHLKLANKNIDIIDDLSLCKNINVLYLYDNQIKEIHNLDFASNLRHLYLQNNCITRIENIASLSKLEKLYLGGNYITVVEGLENLEELRELHVESQQLPLGEKLLFDPRSLHSLAKSLSVLNISNNNIDEMSDLAILENIFHLIAVDNQIQHIKDLELVLGVWTKLSKLELSGNPVCHKPKYRDRVILQSKSLESLDGKEIKELERQFLMNWKASRDARKKIRTESTANDPSSFSHFDDNDSEHTHFPVYYFPIPKEKPNFPVFTGSHNKEFHPPTYEENRVIEKISHSTLKNSQSVQKDLIEPHFLRQMPL; translated from the exons GGCGCTGTATGACAAGAAAGGAAGACGTGGCTATCAGAAAGCAGAATTCTGTGCAAAATATGGTTCGGCTAACCTTGGAGTTAATTGTCAAAAGCCTCAATCAAAAGAACCGCAGAGACGAGTCCTTGGCCCAGCACCTGAGGAAAATAACTCATCTCAAGTTAGCGAACAAAAATATAGATATAATT GATGACCTCTCTTTATGTAAAAACATTAATGTTCTTTACTTATATGACAACCAAATCAAAGAAATACATAATCTGGACTTTGCCTCAAACCTAAGACATTTATATCTGCAGAACAATTGTATTACACGAATTGAAAATATAGCATCATTAAGCAAACTGGAAAAATT gtATTTGGGTGGCAATTACATCACTGTAGTGGAAGGCTTAGAGAATTTAGAAGAGTTGAGGGAACTGCATGTTGAAAGCCAGCAACTTCCCTTAGGAGAAAAGCTCCTATTTGACCCAAGAAGCCTTCATTCATTGGCA AAGTCTTTATCAGTTTTAAATAtcagcaataataatatagacgAAATGAGTGATCTAGCAATTCTGGAGAATATTTTCCACCTCATAGCTGTTGACAACCAGATTCAACATATAAAG GACCTGGAGCTTGTTCTGGGTGTATGGACCAAGCTATCCAAACTAGAGCTGAGTGGGAATCCTGTTTGCCATAAACCTAAGTACCGGGACAGGGTTATATTGCAGTCAAAATCACTTG AATCTCTTGAtggaaaggaaataaaagaatTAGAAAGACAATTCTTAATGaattggaaagcatccagagatgCCAGGAAGAAAATCAGGACAGAAAGCACAGCGAATGATCCCTCATCATTCTCACATTTTg ATGATAATGACTCAGAACATACCCATTTTCCTGTGTACTACTTCCCAATTCCTAAAGAAAAACCCAATTTTCCTGTTTTCACTGGATCTCACAATAAAGAATTCCATCCACCAACCTATGAAGAAAACAGAGTTATAGAAAAAATCAG CCATTCAACCTTGAAAAATTCTCAAAGTGTACAGAAAGATCTGATTGAACCTCATTTCCTCAGACAAATGCCTCTGTAA
- the ppp1r42 gene encoding protein phosphatase 1 regulatory subunit 42 isoform X4, protein MTRKEDVAIRKQNSVQNMVRLTLELIVKSLNQKNRRDESLAQHLRKITHLKLANKNIDIIDDLSLCKNINVLYLYDNQIKEIHNLDFASNLRHLYLQNNCITRIENIASLSKLEKLYLGGNYITVVEGLENLEELRELHVESQQLPLGEKLLFDPRSLHSLAKSLSVLNISNNNIDEMSDLAILENIFHLIAVDNQIQHIKDLELVLGVWTKLSKLELSGNPVCHKPKYRDRVILQSKSLESLDGKEIKELERQFLMNWKASRDARKKIRTESTANDPSSFSHFDDNDSEHTHFPVYYFPIPKEKPNFPVFTGSHNKEFHPPTYEENRVIEKISHSTLKNSQSVQKDLIEPHFLRQMPL, encoded by the exons ATGACAAGAAAGGAAGACGTGGCTATCAGAAAGCAGAATTCTGTGCAAAATATGGTTCGGCTAACCTTGGAGTTAATTGTCAAAAGCCTCAATCAAAAGAACCGCAGAGACGAGTCCTTGGCCCAGCACCTGAGGAAAATAACTCATCTCAAGTTAGCGAACAAAAATATAGATATAATT GATGACCTCTCTTTATGTAAAAACATTAATGTTCTTTACTTATATGACAACCAAATCAAAGAAATACATAATCTGGACTTTGCCTCAAACCTAAGACATTTATATCTGCAGAACAATTGTATTACACGAATTGAAAATATAGCATCATTAAGCAAACTGGAAAAATT gtATTTGGGTGGCAATTACATCACTGTAGTGGAAGGCTTAGAGAATTTAGAAGAGTTGAGGGAACTGCATGTTGAAAGCCAGCAACTTCCCTTAGGAGAAAAGCTCCTATTTGACCCAAGAAGCCTTCATTCATTGGCA AAGTCTTTATCAGTTTTAAATAtcagcaataataatatagacgAAATGAGTGATCTAGCAATTCTGGAGAATATTTTCCACCTCATAGCTGTTGACAACCAGATTCAACATATAAAG GACCTGGAGCTTGTTCTGGGTGTATGGACCAAGCTATCCAAACTAGAGCTGAGTGGGAATCCTGTTTGCCATAAACCTAAGTACCGGGACAGGGTTATATTGCAGTCAAAATCACTTG AATCTCTTGAtggaaaggaaataaaagaatTAGAAAGACAATTCTTAATGaattggaaagcatccagagatgCCAGGAAGAAAATCAGGACAGAAAGCACAGCGAATGATCCCTCATCATTCTCACATTTTg ATGATAATGACTCAGAACATACCCATTTTCCTGTGTACTACTTCCCAATTCCTAAAGAAAAACCCAATTTTCCTGTTTTCACTGGATCTCACAATAAAGAATTCCATCCACCAACCTATGAAGAAAACAGAGTTATAGAAAAAATCAG CCATTCAACCTTGAAAAATTCTCAAAGTGTACAGAAAGATCTGATTGAACCTCATTTCCTCAGACAAATGCCTCTGTAA
- the LOC103278515 gene encoding zinc finger MYM-type protein 1 isoform X1 codes for MSDGRKHLSGAAKRKRELKAAYSSKSKRALMDFITVDTTGESSVDTEMCVGAGCEEVTVLLNSQTTDEPTVTASTSQTEVKMHISEDYKSDVTMVDELVMTATEYSPSILDDPGLWVDVNSDMRDFLVLNGPQQVKIFSFPKDSVKRSFHRMYYWRELPNGDKLERPWLMYSKTQNAAFCFCCKLFQPNTLFALCSNGTKDWRNLARNLSSHEKTPYHQKAFCSWKELEARLKLKVNIDDKDQEKMASETHHWQNVMKRLIGIVKLLAAQNLSLYGTSDQLFVPDNGNFLKIVELMGEFDSVLKEHLRRVTTKEIHSHYLGKTTQNEIIQLLATEVKQKILTLLKSAKYYSIILDCTVGNSHVEQMILMVRFVTAIEATANVAAVVNIREHFLEFIDVDDTKGCSMANVLLKRLEEMGIAIVDMRGQSYDNGANMKGKNSGVQTWLQELSPCAFFVPCSSHSLNIVVTDAASNFSEAVEFFNSVKSIYGFFSVSARRWEVLKQYLGTFNLTPKSLSSARWESSLEAIKVIRHRIGEVYDAINAVMEDGALTKAAHSKTQVEGERVAGNICSFKFLCCLVLWHDILLEINVVNEKLQEVNLDIIGVVKQLDKTKLYLQCYWSDEGFENILKSAQKLAEELDIDVDFPPVQELRSRHITDFHFEGRDLIRDPKQYFRVKFFNQVLACAIQSVEECFLQLKEHSNIFGMLYDIKCLNEITPEDLRQQCGALEKVLTHGKLRDIDGNDLHDELKALSKYVPVGSTPKDVLEYICAKRIVTLFPNTFIALRILLTLPITVASRGHCLSKLKLIKTHLYSTMMQDRIEGLAIVAIEHELAEIIDLKEAVHIFATKKAQRSPF; via the coding sequence ATGTCTGATGGCAGGAAACACCTTTCTGGtgcagcaaaaaggaaaagggaattaAAGGCAGCTTACTCATCTAAGTCAAAACGTGCTCTTATGGATTTTATAACAGTAGATACTACAGGTGAATCTTCTGTAGACACTGAAATGTGTGTAGGTGCTGGCTGTGAAGAAGTAACTGTTCTCCTAAATAGTCAGACTACAGATGAGCCAACAGTTACTGCATCCACATCTCAAACAGAAGTTAAGATGCACATATCTGAAGATTACAAATCAGATGTAACTATGGTGGACGAGCTGGTCATGACTGCCACTGAGTATAGTCCATCCATTTTAGACGATCCAGGTCTGTGGGTGGATGTTAATAGTGATATGAGAGATTTTCTTGTACTGAATGGTCCACAGCAAGTGAAAATATTCAGTTTTCCAAAAGATTCTGTAAAGAGAAGCTTCCATCGTATGTATTACTGGCGTGAACTACCTAATGGGGACAAGTTGGAACGACCATGGCTTATGTATTCAAAGACTCAGAATGCTGCATTCTGTTTTTGCTGCAAACTGTTCCAGCCCAATACTTTATTTGCATTATGTTCTAATGGAACAAAGGATTGGAGAAACTTGGCTAGAAATTTATCAAGCCATGAAAAGACACCTTATCACCAGAAAGCATTTTGTAGCTGGAAAGAGCTTGAGGCACGGCTAAAATTGAAGGTAAACATAGATGATAAAGATCAAGAAAAGATGGCATCTGAGACCCATCACTGGCAAAATGTTATGAAGAGGCTCATTGGCATTGTGAAACTGCTTGCTGCTCAAAATCTGTCATTATATGGAACTTCAGATCAGCTCTTTGTGCCAGATAATGGTAATTTCCTTAAAATTGTGGAGTTGATGGGAGAGTTTGACTCTGTACTTAAAGAGCATTTAAGAAGAGTAACCACCAAAGAGATCCACAGCCATTATCTGGGGAAAACAACTCAAAATGAGATCATACAGTTACTGGCAACAGAAGTAAAACAAAAGATTTTGACACTTCTAAAGTCTGCAAAATATTACTCTATCATTTTGGATTGCACCGTTGGCAACAGCCATGTTGAACAAATGATTTTAATGGTGCGTTTTGTAACTGCAATAGAAGCAACTGCAAATGTTGCTGCAGTGGTGAACATCCGGGAACATTTCTTAGAATTTATTGATGTAGATGATACTAAAGGATGTAGTATGGCAAATGTGCTCCTTAAAAGGCTGGAAGAAATGGGTATTGCAATCGTAGATATGAGAGGACAGAGTTATGATAATGGAGCCAACATGAAAGGGAAGAACAGTGGGGTGCAAACATGGCTGCAGGAGTTAAGCCCCTGTGCCTTCTTTGTCCCATGCAGTTCCCATTCATTGAACATAGTAGTCACAGATGCAGCATCTAATTTTAGTGAAGCTGTTGAATTTTTCAATTCAGTCAAAAGTATCTATGGTTTTTTCTCTGTATCAGCACGTCGATGGGAAGTTCTTAAGCAGTATCTGGGAACTTTCAATCTTACTCCAAAATCTCTGAGTTCTGCAAGGTGGGAAAGTTCTTTAGAGGCAATAAAGGTTATAAGACATCGGATTGGAGAAGTATATGATGCTATAAATGCAGTTATGGAGGATGGTGCTTTGACAAAAGCTGCTCATAGCAAAACACAGGTAGAGGGTGAGAGAGTAGCAGGTAATATATGCAGCTTCAAGTTTCTGTGTTGTCTAGTTTTGTGGCATGACATATTGTTAGAAATAAATGTTGtgaatgagaaactgcaagaagtGAACCTAGATATTATTGGAGTAGTAAAACAACTTGACAAAACAAAGTTATATCTCCAGTGTTATTGGTCAGATGAAGGAtttgaaaatattctgaaaagtGCACAGAAATTAGCGGAAGAGCTTGATATTGATGTTGATTTTCCACCTGTACAAGAACTTAGATCTCGCCATATTACAGATTTTCATTTTGAAGGAAGAGATCTAATCAGAGACCCCAAACAATACTTCAGAGTTAAATTTTTTAACCAAGTCCTAGCCTGTGCTATCCAGTCAGTTGAAGAATGTTTCTTGCAACTCAAGGAACACAGTAATATATTTGGGATGCTATATGATATAAAATGTCTTAATGAAATTACACCTGAGGATCTTCGACAGCAGTGTGGGGCTCTAGAAAAAGTGCTAACTCATGGCAAATTGCGTGACATTGATGGAAATGATTTACATGATGAACTGAAAGCACTCTCCAAATATGTTCCTGTAGGCTCAACTCCAAAGGATGTTTTGGAATATATTTGTGCAAAAAGAATAGTCACCTTATTTCCAAATACTTTTATTGCTCTACGTATACTTCTAACACTTCCTATAACAGTTGCCAGCAGAGGCCATTGTTTGTCCAAGCTGAAGTTGATAAAAACACATTTGTACTCTACAATGATGCAGGACAGAATAGAGGGACTTGCAATTGTAGCAATTGAACATGAACTGGCTGAAATTATTGACCTTAAAGAAGCCGTTCATATATTTGCAACTAAGAAGGCACAGAGATCACCATTTTGA
- the LOC103278515 gene encoding zinc finger MYM-type protein 5 isoform X2: protein MSDGRKHLSGAAKRKRELKAAYSSKSKRALMDFITVDTTGESSVDTEMCVGAGCEEVTVLLNSQTTDEPTVTASTSQTEVKMHISEDYKSDVTMVDELVMTATEYSPSILDDPGLWVDVNSDMRDFLVLNGPQQVKIFSFPKDSVKRSFHRMYYWRELPNGDKLERPWLMYSKTQNAAFCFCCKLFQPNTLFALCSNGTKDWRNLARNLSSHEKTPYHQKAFCSWKELEARLKLKVNIDDKDQEKMASETHHWQNVMKRLIGIVKLLAAQNLSLYGTSDQLFVPDNESPDHCSLTRDESCHISPLKPRPEQSWFHLAFTIEIR, encoded by the exons ATGTCTGATGGCAGGAAACACCTTTCTGGtgcagcaaaaaggaaaagggaattaAAGGCAGCTTACTCATCTAAGTCAAAACGTGCTCTTATGGATTTTATAACAGTAGATACTACAGGTGAATCTTCTGTAGACACTGAAATGTGTGTAGGTGCTGGCTGTGAAGAAGTAACTGTTCTCCTAAATAGTCAGACTACAGATGAGCCAACAGTTACTGCATCCACATCTCAAACAGAAGTTAAGATGCACATATCTGAAGATTACAAATCAGATGTAACTATGGTGGACGAGCTGGTCATGACTGCCACTGAGTATAGTCCATCCATTTTAGACGATCCAGGTCTGTGGGTGGATGTTAATAGTGATATGAGAGATTTTCTTGTACTGAATGGTCCACAGCAAGTGAAAATATTCAGTTTTCCAAAAGATTCTGTAAAGAGAAGCTTCCATCGTATGTATTACTGGCGTGAACTACCTAATGGGGACAAGTTGGAACGACCATGGCTTATGTATTCAAAGACTCAGAATGCTGCATTCTGTTTTTGCTGCAAACTGTTCCAGCCCAATACTTTATTTGCATTATGTTCTAATGGAACAAAGGATTGGAGAAACTTGGCTAGAAATTTATCAAGCCATGAAAAGACACCTTATCACCAGAAAGCATTTTGTAGCTGGAAAGAGCTTGAGGCACGGCTAAAATTGAAGGTAAACATAGATGATAAAGATCAAGAAAAGATGGCATCTGAGACCCATCACTGGCAAAATGTTATGAAGAGGCTCATTGGCATTGTGAAACTGCTTGCTGCTCAAAATCTGTCATTATATGGAACTTCAGATCAGCTCTTTGTGCCAGATAATG AGTCTCCAGATCACTGTTCTCTTACCCGGGATGAGTCTTGTCACATCAGTCCTCTGAAACCCAGACCGG
- the ppp1r42 gene encoding protein phosphatase 1 regulatory subunit 42 isoform X2, with the protein MHLLGDPLSHEDGAGRCMTRKEDVAIRKQNSVQNMVRLTLELIVKSLNQKNRRDESLAQHLRKITHLKLANKNIDIIDDLSLCKNINVLYLYDNQIKEIHNLDFASNLRHLYLQNNCITRIENIASLSKLEKLYLGGNYITVVEGLENLEELRELHVESQQLPLGEKLLFDPRSLHSLAKSLSVLNISNNNIDEMSDLAILENIFHLIAVDNQIQHIKDLELVLGVWTKLSKLELSGNPVCHKPKYRDRVILQSKSLESLDGKEIKELERQFLMNWKASRDARKKIRTESTANDPSSFSHFDDNDSEHTHFPVYYFPIPKEKPNFPVFTGSHNKEFHPPTYEENRVIEKIRGTQSDL; encoded by the exons GGCGCTGTATGACAAGAAAGGAAGACGTGGCTATCAGAAAGCAGAATTCTGTGCAAAATATGGTTCGGCTAACCTTGGAGTTAATTGTCAAAAGCCTCAATCAAAAGAACCGCAGAGACGAGTCCTTGGCCCAGCACCTGAGGAAAATAACTCATCTCAAGTTAGCGAACAAAAATATAGATATAATT GATGACCTCTCTTTATGTAAAAACATTAATGTTCTTTACTTATATGACAACCAAATCAAAGAAATACATAATCTGGACTTTGCCTCAAACCTAAGACATTTATATCTGCAGAACAATTGTATTACACGAATTGAAAATATAGCATCATTAAGCAAACTGGAAAAATT gtATTTGGGTGGCAATTACATCACTGTAGTGGAAGGCTTAGAGAATTTAGAAGAGTTGAGGGAACTGCATGTTGAAAGCCAGCAACTTCCCTTAGGAGAAAAGCTCCTATTTGACCCAAGAAGCCTTCATTCATTGGCA AAGTCTTTATCAGTTTTAAATAtcagcaataataatatagacgAAATGAGTGATCTAGCAATTCTGGAGAATATTTTCCACCTCATAGCTGTTGACAACCAGATTCAACATATAAAG GACCTGGAGCTTGTTCTGGGTGTATGGACCAAGCTATCCAAACTAGAGCTGAGTGGGAATCCTGTTTGCCATAAACCTAAGTACCGGGACAGGGTTATATTGCAGTCAAAATCACTTG AATCTCTTGAtggaaaggaaataaaagaatTAGAAAGACAATTCTTAATGaattggaaagcatccagagatgCCAGGAAGAAAATCAGGACAGAAAGCACAGCGAATGATCCCTCATCATTCTCACATTTTg ATGATAATGACTCAGAACATACCCATTTTCCTGTGTACTACTTCCCAATTCCTAAAGAAAAACCCAATTTTCCTGTTTTCACTGGATCTCACAATAAAGAATTCCATCCACCAACCTATGAAGAAAACAGAGTTATAGAAAAAATCAG GGGAACCCAGAGCGATCTATAA
- the tcf24 gene encoding transcription factor 24: protein MDYRNAPEKCKELPVSCSVSKSLPSSVSGTDSLTEQRTGTTLGRPAAANAARERSRVQTLRHAFLELQRTLPSVPPDTKLSKLDVLLLATTYIAHLTRSLQDEDDMPGEGLGSLRGDGYLHPVKKWPMRSRLYIGASGQFLSHSAQTESTNQGETSTNVQM from the exons ATGGACTATAGAAATGCACCTGAGAAATGCAAGGAGCTCCCTGTGTCCTGCTCCGTCTCCAAATCTCTGCCATCGTCTGTATCTGGTACTGACTCCTTGACTGAGCAGCGGACTGGGACCACCCTGGGGAGACCAGCAGCTGCAAACGCTGCCCGAGAGCGGAGCCGAGTGCAGACTCTGCGCCATGCCTTCTTGGAGCTTCAGAGAACGCTGCCGTCTGTGCCTCCTGACACAAAACTGTCCAAGTTGGATGTCCTTCTCCTGGCCACCACCTATATCGCTCACCTCACCCGTAGCCTACAGGATGAAGACGATATGCCAGGAGAGGGCTTGGGCTCATTGAGAGGGGATGGCTACCTGCATCCGGTTAAG AAATGGCCAATGCGATCACGACTATACATTGGAGCCTCCGGACAGTTTTTGAGTCATTCAGCGCAAACAGAAAGCACAAATCAAGGAGAAACCTCAACCAATGTACAAATGTAA
- the ppp1r42 gene encoding protein phosphatase 1 regulatory subunit 42 isoform X3 codes for MHLLGDPLSHEDGAGRCMTRKEDVAIRKQNSVQNMVRLTLELIVKSLNQKNRRDESLAQHLRKITHLKLANKNIDIIDDLSLCKNINVLYLYDNQIKEIHNLDFASNLRHLYLQNNCITRIENIASLSKLEKLYLGGNYITVVEGLENLEELRELHVESQQLPLGEKLLFDPRSLHSLAKSLSVLNISNNNIDEMSDLAILENIFHLIAVDNQIQHIKDLELVLGVWTKLSKLELSGNPVCHKPKYRDRVILQSKSLDDNDSEHTHFPVYYFPIPKEKPNFPVFTGSHNKEFHPPTYEENRVIEKISHSTLKNSQSVQKDLIEPHFLRQMPL; via the exons GGCGCTGTATGACAAGAAAGGAAGACGTGGCTATCAGAAAGCAGAATTCTGTGCAAAATATGGTTCGGCTAACCTTGGAGTTAATTGTCAAAAGCCTCAATCAAAAGAACCGCAGAGACGAGTCCTTGGCCCAGCACCTGAGGAAAATAACTCATCTCAAGTTAGCGAACAAAAATATAGATATAATT GATGACCTCTCTTTATGTAAAAACATTAATGTTCTTTACTTATATGACAACCAAATCAAAGAAATACATAATCTGGACTTTGCCTCAAACCTAAGACATTTATATCTGCAGAACAATTGTATTACACGAATTGAAAATATAGCATCATTAAGCAAACTGGAAAAATT gtATTTGGGTGGCAATTACATCACTGTAGTGGAAGGCTTAGAGAATTTAGAAGAGTTGAGGGAACTGCATGTTGAAAGCCAGCAACTTCCCTTAGGAGAAAAGCTCCTATTTGACCCAAGAAGCCTTCATTCATTGGCA AAGTCTTTATCAGTTTTAAATAtcagcaataataatatagacgAAATGAGTGATCTAGCAATTCTGGAGAATATTTTCCACCTCATAGCTGTTGACAACCAGATTCAACATATAAAG GACCTGGAGCTTGTTCTGGGTGTATGGACCAAGCTATCCAAACTAGAGCTGAGTGGGAATCCTGTTTGCCATAAACCTAAGTACCGGGACAGGGTTATATTGCAGTCAAAATCACTTG ATGATAATGACTCAGAACATACCCATTTTCCTGTGTACTACTTCCCAATTCCTAAAGAAAAACCCAATTTTCCTGTTTTCACTGGATCTCACAATAAAGAATTCCATCCACCAACCTATGAAGAAAACAGAGTTATAGAAAAAATCAG CCATTCAACCTTGAAAAATTCTCAAAGTGTACAGAAAGATCTGATTGAACCTCATTTCCTCAGACAAATGCCTCTGTAA